A genomic window from Parvularcula sp. LCG005 includes:
- the rplP gene encoding 50S ribosomal protein L16 — protein sequence MLQPKRTKYRKMHKGRIKGLAKGGTDLNFGSFGLKAVEPERVTARQIEATRRAITRHMKRAGRVWIRIFPDVPVTKKPTEVRMGKGKGSVEYWACRVKPGRIMFEIDGVPEDVAREALLLGAAKLPIKTRIVKRIGE from the coding sequence ATGCTTCAGCCTAAACGCACCAAGTACCGCAAAATGCACAAGGGCCGTATCAAAGGCCTTGCAAAAGGCGGTACGGACCTTAATTTCGGCTCCTTCGGCCTGAAGGCCGTTGAGCCAGAGCGCGTCACTGCGCGCCAGATCGAGGCAACACGTCGTGCCATCACCCGTCACATGAAACGGGCAGGGCGCGTGTGGATCCGGATTTTCCCGGATGTGCCTGTCACGAAAAAGCCAACCGAAGTTCGGATGGGTAAAGGTAAGGGTTCGGTCGAATATTGGGCTTGCCGCGTCAAGCCAGGCCGCATCATGTTTGAAATCGACGGCGTTCCAGAGGACGTCGCCCGCGAAGCTCTCTTGCTTGGCGCAGCAAAGCTGCCGATCAAGACACGCATCGTGAAACGGATCGGGGAATAA
- the rpmC gene encoding 50S ribosomal protein L29, with translation MKSQEVRDLSDDQLSGKLLELKQEQFNLRFQRASGQLEKTARVQVVRRDIARIKTIQAERASAKQGS, from the coding sequence ATGAAATCGCAGGAAGTTCGCGATCTGTCCGACGATCAGCTGTCCGGCAAGCTCCTTGAGTTGAAGCAGGAGCAGTTCAACCTGCGCTTTCAGCGCGCGTCGGGTCAGCTCGAGAAGACAGCCCGTGTTCAGGTTGTCCGTCGTGATATCGCTCGGATTAAAACCATTCAGGCAGAGCGTGCTTCTGCCAAGCAAGGGAGCTAA